The following nucleotide sequence is from Solidesulfovibrio carbinolicus.
ACCAACCGGTCTGGAACAGCGCGGCGTTGTCCCAGGCGTGAAATACATGCAGCAAGATGAAGAACGTAACGTAGTCGAAGATGGAACTCACCGGGCCAAGCCAGACGATGTAGCGCCGAATATCGTCGATGCGCCAGCGCCTGGGGGCTTTGACAATGTCGTCGTCCACGTTGTCCGTGGGAATGGCCGTCTGGGAGAAGTCGTACATGAGGTTGTTGACCAGGATCTGAATAGGCAGCATGGGCAGGAAGGGCAAAAAGGCGCTGGCCCCGAGCACGCTGAACATGTTGCCGAAGTTGGAACTGGCCCCCATGCGGATGTATTTGGTGATGTTGAAGAAAATCTTGCGGCCCTCGACCACGCCGTGCTCCAGCACGTGCAGGCTTTTTTCCAGCAAAATGATGTCGGCCGACTCCTTGGCCACATCCACGGCCGAATCCACCGAAATGCCGACGTCGGCGGCCCGCAGGGCCGGGGCGTCGTTGATGCCGTCGCCCATGAAGCCGACCACGTGGCCCCGGGCGCGAAGCGCGGCCACGATGGCTTCCTTTTGCATGGGGTCGAGCTTGGCGAACACGTGGCAACTCTCCACGGCCTCGGACAGCTCGGTCGGGCTCATGGCCGCCACCATGTCGCCGGTGATGATGCGGTCCCCGGCGTCAAAACGCACTTCCCGGCAGATCTTGGCCGTGATGACGGCATTGTCGCCGGTGACGATCTTGGGCTGGATGCCGTGGGCCAGCATGGTGGCCAGGGCGTCGGCCGCCGTGTCTTTGGGCGGATCAAGGAAGGCCAAGTACCCCATAAGCGTCAGGTCGGCTTCGTCGGCCACGCCAAAGTCGTGGCGCTGCCCGTCCACTTCCTTGTAAGCCAGGGCCACGACGCGAAAGCCGTCGTCGTTAAGATCATGCACCAGTTGCTGCATGGTTTCGCGATGCTCGGCATCAAGGGCGGACACGACACCGTTCTGGAGGCAGTCGCGGCTTTGGGCGAAGACCTCTTCGGCCGCGCCCTTGCAGATGAGAATCGCCTTGCCGGTGCGCTTGTCCCGCACGATGACGCTCAAGCGGCGGCGCATGAAATCGAAGGGAATCTCGTCAAGAAGTTCGTAATGCTCGGGGTCGATGGCCGAGGTCGCGTCGTCGCCCGAACTGATGACGGCCAGATCCAGGGCGTTTCGCAGGCCCGTTTGCAGCTTGCTGTTGAGGTAGGCGTATTCCAGCACCGAGCAGTCTTCGCGGCCGGCGACGTCGAGGTACTTTTCCAGGATGATCTTGTCCTGGGTCAGCGTGCCGGTCTTGTCCGTGCACAGCACGTCGATGGCCCCGAAATTTTGGATGGCGTCCAGGCGCTTGACGATGACCTTGTGCTTGGACATGGCCAGCGCGCCCTTGGACAGGCACACCGTCACCACCATGGGCAGCATTTCCGGGGTCAAGCCAACGGCCACGGCCAGGGCGAACATGAACGCGCCCATCCAGTCACCGCTGGTTGCGCCGTTGATGAGAAAGACAAAGGGCACCATGATCATCATGAAACGCAGCATGAGCATGGTGAAATTTTTGATGCCCTTGTCGAAATCTGTCTCCACCCGCTTCTGCGACAGCTTGGCCGCGATGCCGCCGAAGTAGGTGCGCGCCCCGGTGGCCATGACCAGGGCGGCGGCCGAACCGGACACCACGTTGGTGCCCATGAAGCACATGGCCGGATCGCCAAGGCCGGTCTCGCCCTCAGGGGCGGCCTCGCCGGCCGGGCGGACGGTCTTTTCCACGGGCAGGGCCTCGCCGGTCAACATGGCCTGATTGATGTGGAGATCCTTGGCCCGCACGATCTGGACGTCGGCCGGCACCATGTCGCCGGCGGCGAGCAGCACCATGTCGCCGGGGACCACCTGGGCCATGGGGATTTCCGTCTGCTGCCCGTCGCGCAGCACCGTGGCCGTGGTGTGGACCATCTTGCGCAGTTCCTCGGCGGCGGTGTCGGCCTTGGCTTCCTGGATGACTTTGAGCGTCACGCCAAGGACGGCCATGCCGATGATGACCACGGCTGAACGGACGTCGTCGGTGGCGTAGGAGATGGACCCCAGAACAAACAGCAAGAGCACCAGCGGGTTTTTGACCGCGTCGAGCAGGCGGGCGGCCAGGGTGATCCGCTTGGCGGCGGCGGCCTGGTTGGGGCCGTACTTGGCCAGCCGCTCCCGGGCTTCGGCTGTGGAAAGGCCCAGGGCCGCGGGTTGGGCGGCAGGGGCGGGTTCGGCGAGGCGCTCCCCGGACTCGGCCACCTCCCGCCACAAGGCGTTGAGATGCTGGAAGGCCTCGTAGGGTTCGATTTTGTGTTTGACGGCCAGGGCCGCAAACACATCGGCCTTCTGGACGAAGTGTTCCAGGGTTTTGACAAAGGCCGTGTCCGGGGCCAGGCGAAGGTCTTCCGGGGCGGGCGCGGCGGCGGGATGGGACGGGGACTGGCCGGTGGCGGGCGGCGTGGGCTGCGTCATGAGGCCTCCTTCGACTCGATGCGCGGGGGAGGCCGGCCGAAGCGCAGCCAAGGACTCCCCCGATGACGCATCAGGCCCTACGGGCCGGGGATTGCTTTTTCATGACGGAAACGAGGCATACAAGCGCTTTACGCAATTGACATTATATCGGCTCCGCGCCGGCTTTCGGACAAGAGCCTTACGCCATGGGCAATTACCGGCTCACTGCGGCCAAAAAAGCCAGGCTTTCCTGGGCGGCCTTGTGGAAGTCCACGCCGCCGTCGATTTCCAGCACCGGCAGATCGCCCAGAAGTTCCAGATAGGCGTTCTGGCTGGCCATGGACGGCTCGGACGGGTCCTCGAATTCGTAGAAAAGCCCCACGTCCTTCATGAAGGCCGGCATGAGGTCGCGCCGGTCGGCCAGCCGCACCCGGGCGCCGGTCATGGGCGAGGCGTCGCGCTTCCAGCGCAGGATGACCAGCCCGGCCATGGGGCAGCCCAGCTTGAACCGGCCCGGGCCGAAGCATTCGTCGATAAAGGCGTCGTACTTGTGTTCCAGATCCCACAGTTCGGCCGTGGGCAGGGCTGAGAAACGAGCCCGGTCGGCGGCGTC
It contains:
- the mgtA gene encoding magnesium-translocating P-type ATPase gives rise to the protein MTQPTPPATGQSPSHPAAAPAPEDLRLAPDTAFVKTLEHFVQKADVFAALAVKHKIEPYEAFQHLNALWREVAESGERLAEPAPAAQPAALGLSTAEARERLAKYGPNQAAAAKRITLAARLLDAVKNPLVLLLFVLGSISYATDDVRSAVVIIGMAVLGVTLKVIQEAKADTAAEELRKMVHTTATVLRDGQQTEIPMAQVVPGDMVLLAAGDMVPADVQIVRAKDLHINQAMLTGEALPVEKTVRPAGEAAPEGETGLGDPAMCFMGTNVVSGSAAALVMATGARTYFGGIAAKLSQKRVETDFDKGIKNFTMLMLRFMMIMVPFVFLINGATSGDWMGAFMFALAVAVGLTPEMLPMVVTVCLSKGALAMSKHKVIVKRLDAIQNFGAIDVLCTDKTGTLTQDKIILEKYLDVAGREDCSVLEYAYLNSKLQTGLRNALDLAVISSGDDATSAIDPEHYELLDEIPFDFMRRRLSVIVRDKRTGKAILICKGAAEEVFAQSRDCLQNGVVSALDAEHRETMQQLVHDLNDDGFRVVALAYKEVDGQRHDFGVADEADLTLMGYLAFLDPPKDTAADALATMLAHGIQPKIVTGDNAVITAKICREVRFDAGDRIITGDMVAAMSPTELSEAVESCHVFAKLDPMQKEAIVAALRARGHVVGFMGDGINDAPALRAADVGISVDSAVDVAKESADIILLEKSLHVLEHGVVEGRKIFFNITKYIRMGASSNFGNMFSVLGASAFLPFLPMLPIQILVNNLMYDFSQTAIPTDNVDDDIVKAPRRWRIDDIRRYIVWLGPVSSIFDYVTFFILLHVFHAWDNAALFQTGWFIESLLSQTLIVHVIRTDRIPFLQSRSSLALGMTTLAICAVGVWLPFSPLAASFGLVVPPAHYWGLIALVIFAYMCLAQIVKTWVVRRIAAEG